In Penicillium oxalicum strain HP7-1 chromosome VII, whole genome shotgun sequence, one DNA window encodes the following:
- a CDS encoding AMSH-like protease sst2, with protein sequence MASQVALSVAGGSPPQSVEKITRIAQDYDYNPAVALKYWLRTASTLMREAQIYEREGHDEQVYLLLFRHAQLVLVNLSKHPDAQKNESDRQALIKAEKEVEKNLARLEALKPRINKRYERYTQLMRERESRRLSPEVNAHPADPALTGVAEPLEAGENRDLAVRLAHHELDRRATVRSRRAAGEWGEWANVYQANPSSADMELSQRIQNIRNNMDHKSTSNQSPHQRQQGSLDAGSTISAAYNYPSVPRRQIVEPALSTAHVAIRDNNAERQMPPILPPKQRWEPNQATLVDGAPGSNVPPLPPKHLSGPKLPEKPREPLTTVPTKPELDPASYTFKPSAYLENGSPLRSVFLPATLRSQFLAFAAPNTKNNLETCGILCGTLVSNALFISRLVIPEQIATSDTCETVNESALFDYCDAEDLIMLGWIHTHPSQTCFMSSRDLHTHSGYQVMLPESIAIVCAPSKSPDWGVFRLTDPPGLKTVLNCTQTGLFHPHGEANIYTGALRPGHVVEVQQLNFETVDLRPKGQ encoded by the exons ATGGCGTCCCAAGTTGCCCTTTCCGTTGCTGGCGGCAGTCCGCCCCAAAGTGTCGAGAAGATCACTCGTATCGCTCAAGATTACGACTACAACCCGGCCGTGGCTTTGAAATACTGGCTCAGAACCGCCTCAACACTGATGAGAGAG GCTCAAATATATGAGCGTGAGGGCCACGATGAACAGGTCtacctccttctcttccgcCATGCCCAGCTCGTCCTAGTCAATTTATCCAAACATCCAGATGCTCAGAAGAATGAGAGTGATCGTCAAGCTCTCATCAAAGCGGAGAAAGAGGTTGAGAAGAATCTGGCTAGACTTGAAGCACTGAAGCCGCGCATCAACAAGCGCTATGAAAGATATACCCAGCTGATGCGGGAGCGTGAGTCTCGAAGACTCTCGCCGGAGGTAAACGCACACCCTGCGGACCCTGCTTTAACTGGGGTGGCAGAGCCCTTGGAAGCAGGTGAGAACCGTGATCTCGCAGTCCGGCTTGCACATCATGAGCTCGACCGCCGGGCAACTGTGCGAAGTCGACGAGCGGCCGGCGAATGGGGCGAATGGGCAAACGTCTACCAGGCAAACCCCTCGTCTGCGGATATGGAGCTCAGCCAGCGGATTCAGAATATACGAAACAACATGGATCACAAATCCACCTCGAATCAGTCTCCCCATCAGCGACAACAAGGCTCGCTTGATGCAGGCTCGACTATCTCGGCAGCCTACAATTACCCCAGCGTACCGAGGCGCCAGATTGTAGAACCGGCCCTTTCTACTGCCCACGTTGCTATCCGAGACAACAATGCCGAACGCCAGATGCCTCCGATTTTGCCTCCGAAACAGCGCTGGGAACCAAATCAAGCGACTCTCGTTGATGGGGCACCGGGATCGAACGTACCTCCTCTACCCCCCAAACACCTCTCGGGACCTAAGCTTCCTGAGAAGCCGCGGGAGCCTCTCACTACTGTGCCTACGAAACCAGAACTCGACCCAGCAAGTTACACCTTCAAGCCATCTGCATATCTGGAGAATGGCAGCCCTCTGCGCTCGGTATTTCTTCCTGCGACACTGCGCTCGCAGTTCCTTGCCTTCGCCGCGCCAAACACCAAGAACAATCTCGAAACTTGTGGCATTCTCTGTGGTACATTGGTCTCGAACGCCTTGTTCATTTCCCGGCTTGTCATTCCAGAGCAAATAGCCACGTCTGACACGTGTGAGACCGTCAATGAGTCTGCGCTTTTTGACTACTGTGATGCTGAAGATCTCATCATGCTCGGCTGGATCCACACTCATCCAAGTCAGACCTGCTTCATGAGCTCACGTGATCTACACACCCATTCAGGATATCAGGTGATGCTTCCTGAAAGCATCGCCATCGTCTGTGCGCCCAGCAAGAGTCCTGACTGGGGGGTTTTCCGTTTGACAGATCCTCCTGGTCTCAAGACTGTACTCAATTGCACCCAAACGGGCCTGTTTCACCCACACGGGGAGGCAAACATTTATACGGGGGCCCTGCGACCTGGCCATGTTGTCGAGGTCCAGCAGTTGAACTTTGAGACTGTGGATTTGCGGCCTAAAGGACAATGA
- a CDS encoding Oxidation resistance protein 1 — MSSSLQGSLPPSDHPATSSISHSPSTSRSGSRTPQGNSGASSYSQYFSYPVSHVFTGLYRRLTDPSISTSAMPSSVPWSTSSSSPEVFTPRRTASPFQPPPLTPLTLTIPRGAELLQQQLLTRSLAEEIRLLVPPRLQLMETWRLAYSLDRDGASLSTLYDHCQQFSHRSPRAGYVLVVRDSSPSGGVFGAYMTDVPHPDSQFFGTGECFLWRASVLPPPTNLSLAFKGDGPQSVEALERAGLPPPPSADTTHAGRWSTFRSDPRNRVKTESSPARNLNMSLKTNLAAASGGALAPPSPSSIDTPSRSGASTPERIRFKAFPYSGVNDYMIFCETGFLSLGGGDGRYGLWLDSSLEKGVSSHCQTFGNEPLADEGEKFEVLGVEVWYVGA; from the exons ATGTCGTCCTCATTGCAAGGCAGTCTTCCTCCCTCCGATCACCCCGCTACTAGCAGCATTTCTCACTCGCCTTCCACCTCAAGATCCGGCTCACGGACACCACAAGGAAACTCGGGCGCTTCCTCCTATAGTCAATATTTCTCTTACCCTGTCAGTCACGTTTTCACGGGTCTCTATCGCCGCTTGACCGACCCAAGCATTTCTACTTCCGCCATGCCTTCCTCGGTTCCGTGGTCGACCTCGTCGTCTTCACCAGAGGTCTTCACGCCGCGCCGGACAGCCTCGCCATTTCAACCTCCACCGCTGACCCCTCTCACCCTCACAATCCCCCGAGGCGCCGAGTTGCTGCAACAGCAGCTCCTCACCCGCTCGCTCGCCGAAGAAATCCGCCTCCTGGTGCCGCCCCGCCTCCAGCTTATGGAGACCTGGCGTCTCGCATACAGCCTTGACCGCGACGgtgcctctctctccacgCTATATGATCACTGCCAGCAATTCTCCCATCGTAGCCCGCGGGCGGGCTACGTGCTCGTTGTTCGCGACTCTTCCCCCTCCGGCGGCGTTTTTGGCGCATACATGACCGACGTCCCACACCCGGACTCGCAGTTCTTCGGCACGGGCGAATGTTTCCTCTGGCGGGCGAGCGTTCTCCCACCTCCAACGAACTTGAGCCTCGCATTCAAGGGGGATGGACCACAATCGGTCGAAGCGCTGGAGCGAGCAGGTCTCCCGCCCCCGCCATCAGCGGACACTACCCACGCTGGTCGATGGAGTACATTCCGCAGCGACCCACGGAACAGGGTGAAGACCGAGTCGTCGCCGGCTCGAAATTTGAACATGAGTCTCAAGACCAACCTGGCTGCGGCCAGCGGTGGCGCGCTGGCGCCTCCGTCACCGTCCTCCATTGACACACCGTCACGAAGTGGGGCCAGCACGCCCGAACGAATTCGTTTCAAGGCATTTCCCTACAGCGGGGTGAATGATTATATGATATTTTGCGAGACTGGATTTCTCAGCTTGGGTGGCGG CGACGGTCGATACGGTCTCTGGTTAGACTCAAGTCTAGAAAAAGGAGTCAGCTCTCATTGCCAGACGTTTGGAAATGAGCCTCTTGCCGACGAAGGCGAGAAATTCGAGGTTCTCGGCGTTGAGGTGTGGTACGTAGGAGCTTAA